In one window of Primulina tabacum isolate GXHZ01 chromosome 8, ASM2559414v2, whole genome shotgun sequence DNA:
- the LOC142553017 gene encoding uncharacterized protein LOC142553017 isoform X1, with translation MGENEGWSEPGGPLPNGLLPGAAPIMMALDNERWLKVEERTAELIACIQPNQLSEERRNAVAGYVQRLIMKCFPCQVCTFGSVPLKTYLPDGDIDLTAFSHDQVLKDTWANQVRDMLENEEKNENAEFHVKEVQYIQAEVKIIKCLVENIVVDISFNQVGGLCTLCFLDEVDNLINQNHLFKRSIILIKAWCYYESRILGAHHGLISTYALETLVLYIFHVFNNSFHGPLEVLYRFLEFFSNFDWDSFCVSLWGPVPISSLPDVTAESPRKDSRELLLSKLFLDACSSVYAVFPGGQENNGQPFVSKHFNVVDPLRVNNNLGRSVSKGNSFRIRSAFAYGAKRLARLLECPKENLVYEVNQFFMNTWERHGSGHRPDAPGADSWRLKLSNPDGFFDFDKSKNILSVKRIDEKSFLETEKQGNSRGVSCENFKISSSMIPTSEFSAASHTQSLKSLISLNSLQSTDRIGRDPAFDQAAINIKAEKDLKTNNLINDNQGRFLFARTRSSPELTDAYGDVSSQVCHNVQAETANSHTPSVWLDNCNRRKNIGSESLARPKSRSSNDDTPSVRHVPAQPTMDSTADSNSNSNSHNRDFGLDSLGEDFSSTPTAQVMHQEEQDIVNMMTSASLQGFNGQVHLPLNLTSPHAPFQIHPSYLASLGYNQRNMPGFAPSNFPFMDPSFSNMQFAHGLVSPQMTPYFPGVELRLPSEDSVEQSIENFGSVEMNSREANNDSWHEQDIGSSGNYEPESKNFDSIQSDDKPPEVSSGLKYIPPFRVSGATRVQNKHARGKHGSLLENSDSFDNQDIRNSEIYAEERSASSRFSSATHSNSLRSRTSSESSWDGSSVKTPRSTKEKRGKKVFSTDQSASHGKGKNMSEHISNQAEDDVREWGALLSLESEIVERNPGSEQDTSLQIPRHRLSGLELAQTSGSDSMMPFAPMLIGNGLRQGINDNSGLITFYPTGPPIPFLTMLPLYNIPSEPGTSDASSGHFGGDETLNQSESMQNCISEEFDHLEDFNSCSSLRGETITDTSDGQKSDILNSDFASHWQNLQVGRFCQNPRYHAPLVYPSPAMVPPVYPQGVFPYDNTGRTHSTNTNIFSQLMTSYGHRLVPVAPLHSVSSRPPHVYQHYMDDMPRYRSGTGTYLPNPKLSVRERHSSGTRRGNNNHDRNDNYGDREGNWNANSKSRAATRSHNRSQADKSNTRTDRSAPSESRAERSWNTYRHESIPSYQSQNGPLHSNSSQNGPQSVAYSMNPMSATNPNGVSNGPSVPPMVMLYPFDHNASYSSHVEPLEFGSLGPVAFPGVNDQLQLNEGSRARMDNRLNGGPEHRPSPDQPSSPHHHRKM, from the exons ATGGGAGAAAATGAGGGATGGTCTGAGCCAGGTGGGCCGTTGCCGAATGGGCTTTTGCCTGGTGCCGCCCCAATAATGATGGCACTCGACAATGAACGGTGGCTGAAAGTAGAGGAGAGAACTGCAGAGCTCATTGCATGCATTCAGCCCAATCAGCTGTCTGAGGAGCGCAGGAATGCTGTTGCTGGTTACGTGCAGCGACTCATTATGAAGTGTTTTCCCTGCCAG GTCTGTACATTTGGCTCTGTTCCTTTGAAGACTTATCTACCTGATGGAGACATCGATTTGACGGCTTTTAGCCATGATCAAGTTTTAAAAGATACATGGGCCAATCAGGTGCGTGACATGTTAGAGAATGAGGAGAAAAACGAGAATGCTGAGTTTCATGTGAAGGAGGTTCAATACATCCAAGCAGAA GTGAAGATAATTAAATGTCTTGTGGAAAATATTGTGGTGGACATATCTTTTAATCAAGTTGGTGGGTTATGTACACTATGCTTTCTCGACGAG GTTGATAATCTGATAAATCAGAATCATCTGTTCAAGCGTAGTATAATATTGATCAAGGCCTGGTGCTATTATGAAAGCCGTATATTGGGTGCTCATCATGGACTTATATCTACTTATGCTCTGGAGACCTTAGTTCTTTACATTTTTCACGTGTTCAACAATTCTTTTCATGGACCACTTGAG GTTCTTTATCGTTTTCTGGAATTCTTCAGCAACTTTGACTGGGACAGTTTTTGTGTTAGCTTATGGGGACCTGTACCAATTAGTTCACTACCTGATGTAACTG CTGAATCTCCTCGGAAGGACAGCAGAGAATTGTTACTCAGCAAGTTGTTTCTTGATGCTTGTAGCTCTGTTTATGCTGTATTCCCTGGTGGCCAGGAAAATAACGGACAACCATTTGTTTCCAAACATTTTAATGTAGTTGATCCTTTGCGCGTGAACAACAATCTTGGGCGTAGTGTTAGTAAAG GTAACTCTTTTAGGATAAGAAGTGCATTTGCCTACGGAGCTAAAAGATTGGCTAGACTACTCGAATGCCCCAAAGAGAACTTAGTTTATGAAGTAAATCAGTTCTTTATGAATACATGGGAAAGGCATGGCAGTGGTCATCGGCCTGATGCGCCTGGGGCTGATTCATGGCGCTTGAAATTATCAAATCCAGATGGCTTCTTTGATTTTGACAAGTCTAAGAATATTTTGAGTGTGAAAAGGATTGATGAAAAGTCTTTCCTTGAGACAGAGAAGCAGGGAAATTCCCGTGGTGTTTCctgtgaaaattttaaaatttcttctTCAATGATACCAACGAGTGAGTTTTCTGCAGCTTCTCACACACAAAGCTTAAAAAGTCTAATCAGTTTGAACAGCTTACAAAGTACTGATCGAATTGGAAGAGACCCCGCTTTTGATCAGGCTGCAATTAATATTAAAGCTGAAAAGGACCTGAAAACCAATAATTTGATTAATGACAACCAGGGACGGTTTCTTTTTGCCAGAACGCGCTCTAGTCCTGAGCTGACTGATGCATATGGTGATGTGTCATCTCAAGTGTGTCACAATGTACAAGCAGAAACTGCCAATTCTCATACCCCTTCTGTTTGGCTTGATAATTGTAATAGGAGAAAGAATATTGGATCTGAAAGTTTGGCGAGGCCTAAAAGTCGTTCTTCGAATGATGACACTCCGTCTGTGAGGCATGTTCCAGCCCAGCCAACTATGGATTCTACAGCTGACTCCAACAGCAATTCAAATAGTCACAACCGAGATTTTGGTTTAGATTCATTGGGTGAGGATTTTTCATCCACCCCCACTGCCCAGGTGATGCACCAGGAAGAACAAGATATAGTGAACATGATGACATCTGCTTCACTTCAAGGTTTCAACGGCCAAGTTCATCTTCCATTAAATCTAACATCACCTCATGCACCTTTCCAAATCCATCCATCTTATCTTGCCTCATTGGGATACAATCAAAGAAATATGCCTGGATTTGCTCCATCCAATTTTCCTTTTATGGACCCATCTTTTTCAAATATGCAATTTGCTCATGGATTAGTTTCACCTCAAATGACCCCTTATTTTCCTGGTGTCGAACTGAGGTTACCATCTGAAGATTCTgttgaacaaagcattgaaaattttggttCGGTAGAAATGAACTCCAGAGAAGCCAATAATGATTCCTGGCATGAGCAAGATATTGGTTCCTCTGGCAATTATGAACCCGAGAGCAAAAATTTTGACTCAATACAATCTGATGATAAACCACCAGAGGTGTCGTCTGGTTTAAAATATATTCCTCCATTTCGAGTAAGTGGTGCTACAAGAGTTCAGAATAAGCATGCGAGGGGAAAACATGGATCACTGCTGGAAAATAGTGATAGTTTCGATAATCAGGATATTAGGAATAGTGAGATTTATGCAGAAGAAAGATCAGCAAGTTCTAGGTTCTCGTCAGCAACTCATAGCAATTCTTTGAGAAGTAGAACTTCTTCAGAAAGCTCCTGGGATGGATCATCAGTGAAGACTCCTAGATCCACAAAAGAAAAACGTGGAAAGAAAGTATTTTCTACAGATCAATCTGCCAGCCATGGGAAAGGCAAGAATATGTCTGAGCATATATCTAATCAGGCTGAGGATGATGTGCGGGAGTGGGGTGCCTTGTTAAGTTTGGAGAGTGAAATTGTAGAAAGGAACCCAGGATCTGAGCAAGATACGTCTTTACAGATTCCAAGGCACCGTCTGTCTGGCTTGGAACTTGCTCAAACTAGTGGATCTGACTCGATGATGCCCTTTGCTCCAATGCTCATAGGTAATGGGTTGAGGCAGGGGATAAATGATAATTCTGGGTTGATTACCTTCTATCCTACCGGTCCGCCAATCCCATTTTTGACAATGCTCCCACTATATAATATTCCCTCCGAGCCAGGTACTTCTGATGCATCAAGTGGCCATTTTGGAGGAGATGAAACTTTAAATCAGAGCGAATCAATGCAGAACTGTATTTCTGAGGAATTTGATCATTTAGAGGATTTCAACTCCTGTAGTTCTTTGAGAGGAGAGACTATTACGGATACTTCTGATGGGCAAAAGTCTGATATTCTTAATAGTGACTTTGCTAGCCATTGGCAAAATTTACAGGTTGGAAGATTCTGTCAAAATCCAAGGTACCATGCGCCATTGGTCTATCCTTCACCAGCGATGGTCCCTCCTGTCTATCCCCAGGGTGTGTTTCCTTATGATAACACTGGCAGAACGCATTCAACCAACACAAACATCTTCTCTCAGCTTATGACTAGTTATGGTCACCGTCTGGTTCCTGTAGCACCACTTCACTCAGTTTCCAGTAGACCTCCCCATGTATATCAACATTATATGGATGATATGCCAAGATATCGCAGTGGGACTGGAACTTACCTGCCTAATCCA AAGCTTTCTGTCAGGGAGCGGCATTCATCTGGTACCAGAAGGGGAAATAATAACCATGACAGGAATGATAATTATGGTGACAGAGAGGGTAATTGGAATGCTAATTCAAAATCACGAGCTGCTACACGCAGTCACAATCGCAGTCAAGCTGATAAATCAAACACAAGAACCGATCGGTCGGCTCCAAGTGAGAGTCGTGCTGAGCGGTCATGGAACACATATAGGCACGAGTCGATCCCTTCTTACCAGTCGCAGAATGGCCCTTTGCACTCAAATTCTAGTCAGAATGGCCCACAAAGTGTGGCTTACAGCATGAATCCCATGTCAGCCACGAATCCCAATGGCGTTTCTAATGGACCTTCTGTTCCACCAATGGTGATGCTGTATCCATTTGATCATAATGCCAGCTATAGTTCTCATGTTGAACCACTTGAGTTTGGTTCTTTGGGTCCAGTAGCTTTTCCTGGTGTAAACGATCAATTACAACTAAATGAGGGAAGTCGAGCCAGGATGGACAATAGACTTAATGGGGGCCCAGAACACAGGCCATCACCTGATCAACCATCATCCCCTCATCATCACAG GAAGATGTGA
- the LOC142553018 gene encoding phospholipase A1 PLIP1, chloroplastic-like yields the protein MACSLSPVTNAIPTDVNNASERLRPLLSNNELFGKTGLQRSYSENRLCCSISRIRASTMESKLKSSRSGFFNIQLSSAMIPDSLRSFLFYPDISKEMDVIGDSDPQEGIDVDEGKKRANWIERLMELRNKWKETQEKDEEYVGDGIESCDEDGGCEVEYEDDAEGEAITVDKDVFSSLLRDVPRSDTKLYAQLSFLCHMAYVIKDIKTEDLKRYYGLDFVTSSLEKKAEAAALKDKIELDSTRVHITDHPGSESAERSTQKPRLRSSAAYRDIALSAACYVQSRSKDSTNIRTESKLTKESSFSPHEDKCPIVEDGISSPRIYKSEIAACVAASTMTSVVAAGEKQKEKAAKDLQSLHSSPCDWFICDDSSIYTRSFVIQGSDSLASWQANLFFEPTIFEGMDALVHRGIYEAAKGIYDQFLPEIKHHLNRFGDRAKFQFTGHSLGGSLALLVNLMLLRRKAVEPSALLPVVTFGSPFIFCGGHKILDELNIDENHVHFVMLHRDIVPRAFSCNYPNYVAQVLKGLSSTFRFHPCLNKNKFLYSPMGKIFILQPDEKSSPPHPLLPPGSALYALDTTNGSLSKNAFRGFLNTPHPLETLSDPSAYGSEGTIMWDHDSSNYLKAMNEVIRQHTRLRVKKARRQRNQLWPLLTSRSPHAWSHTRDTWDTSETTKKILTGV from the exons ATGGCATGCTCTTTGTCTCCGGTTACGAATGCCATACCAACAGATGTAAACAACGCGAGTGAAAGGCTTCGTCCTTTGTTATCGAACAATGAATTGTTTGGAAAAACTGGACTACAAAGATCATATTCTGAAAACCGTCTTTGTTGTTCTATCAGCCGGATTCGGGCGTCCACGATGGAATCAAAGCTAAAGAGTAGTCGATCAGGGTTCTTCAACATCCAGTTGTCGAGTGCCATGATTCCGGATTCGTTGAGGTCATTTCTTTTTTATCCAGACATAAGTAAAGAAATGGATGTCATTGGAGATAGTGATCCTCAGGAGGGGATAGATGTCGATGAAGGGAAGAAGAGGGCGAATTGGATCGAGAGGCTAATGGAGCTCCGGAACAAATGGAAAGAGACACAAGAGAAGGATGAGGAATATGTTGGTGACGGCATTGAGAGTTGTGATGAAGATGGAGGCTGTGAAGTGGAATACGAAGATGATGCGGAAGGAGAGGCAATTACTGTCGATAAAGACGTTTTTTCCTCATTGTTGAGGGATGTACCGCGGTCCGATACTAAGCTTTACGCGCAGCTGTCTTTCTTGTGCCACATGGCTTATGTGATCAAGGATATCAAG ACAGAGGATCTGAAGAGATATTACGGCCTGGACTTTGTTACATCATCACTGGAAAAGAAGGCAGAAGCAGCAGCTCTTAAAGACAAAATTGAACTGGATTCCACGAGAGTGCATATTACGGATCATCCTGGATCAGAATCAGCAGAACGTTCTACACAGAAACCACGCCTTCGATCATCAGCTGCCTATCGTGATATTGCACTATCTGCTGCATGTTATGTACAATCTCGATCCAAGGATTCAACAAATATACGGACCGAGTCTAAACTCACAAAAGAGAGTTCGTTCTCACCTCATGAAGACAAGTGCCCGATAGTGGAAGATGGGATTTCTTCGCCACGAATATACAAGTCGGAGATAGCTGCATGTGTAGCAGCCTCAACAATGACATCAGTGGTTGCTGCAGGGGAGAAGCAAAAGGAGAAGGCCGCAAAAGACCTTCAATCACTTCACTCCTCGCCATGTGATTGGTTCATTTGTGATGATTCCAGCATATATACTCGGAGCTTTGTCATCCAG GGGTCTGACTCATTGGCTTCCTGGCAGGCAAATCTCTTTTTCGAACCAACCATATTTGAG GGAATGGATGCTCTAGTTCACAGAGGAATATATGAAGCAGCAAAAGGCATATATGACCAATTCTTGCCAGAGATAAAACATCATCTGAACAGATTTGGTGATAGAGCAAAGTTTCAATTCACGGGGCACTCGCTTGGTGGCAGTCTCGCTCTACTGGTCAATTTGATGCTGTTAAGACGGAAGGCAGTGGAACCGTCAGCTCTTCTTCCAGTGGTCACCTTTGGCTCGCCATTTATCTTCTGTGGAGGCCATAAAATTCTTGATGAACTAAATATAGACGAGAACCATGTTCATTTTGTGATGTTGCACAGAGATATCGTCCCACGAGCTTTCTCGTGCAATTACCCCAACTACGTTGCCCAAGTACTCAAGGGTTTAAGTAGCACCTTCCGGTTTCACCCTTGTCTAAATAAGAAT AAATTCTTATACTCTCCAATGGGGAAAATCTTCATCCTCCAGCCGGATGAGAAGTCATCTCCACCTCACCCTCTCCTTCCTCCGGGCAGTGCTCTGTATGCCTTGGACACCACCAACGGCTCCCTAAGTAAGAATGCTTTTCGAGGCTTCCTAAATACTCCTCACCCCCTCGAAACTCTAAGCGACCCCTCTGCCTATGGCTCTGAGGGTACGATCATGTGGGATCATGATTCAAGCAACTACTTAAAGGCCATGAATGAAGTTATACGACAGCATACAAGACTGAGAGTCAAGAAAGCAAGAAGACAGAGGAACCAGCTATGGCCGCTCTTAACTTCACGATCACCGCATGCATGGAGCCATACACGTGATACATGGGACACATCGGAAACGACAAAAAAGATATTGACCGGTGTCTGA
- the LOC142553017 gene encoding uncharacterized protein LOC142553017 isoform X2 — MGENEGWSEPGGPLPNGLLPGAAPIMMALDNERWLKVEERTAELIACIQPNQLSEERRNAVAGYVQRLIMKCFPCQVCTFGSVPLKTYLPDGDIDLTAFSHDQVLKDTWANQVRDMLENEEKNENAEFHVKEVQYIQAEVKIIKCLVENIVVDISFNQVGGLCTLCFLDEVDNLINQNHLFKRSIILIKAWCYYESRILGAHHGLISTYALETLVLYIFHVFNNSFHGPLEVLYRFLEFFSNFDWDSFCVSLWGPVPISSLPDVTAESPRKDSRELLLSKLFLDACSSVYAVFPGGQENNGQPFVSKHFNVVDPLRVNNNLGRSVSKGNSFRIRSAFAYGAKRLARLLECPKENLVYEVNQFFMNTWERHGSGHRPDAPGADSWRLKLSNPDGFFDFDKSKNILSVKRIDEKSFLETEKQGNSRGVSCENFKISSSMIPTSEFSAASHTQSLKSLISLNSLQSTDRIGRDPAFDQAAINIKAEKDLKTNNLINDNQGRFLFARTRSSPELTDAYGDVSSQVCHNVQAETANSHTPSVWLDNCNRRKNIGSESLARPKSRSSNDDTPSVRHVPAQPTMDSTADSNSNSNSHNRDFGLDSLGEDFSSTPTAQVMHQEEQDIVNMMTSASLQGFNGQVHLPLNLTSPHAPFQIHPSYLASLGYNQRNMPGFAPSNFPFMDPSFSNMQFAHGLVSPQMTPYFPGVELRLPSEDSVEQSIENFGSVEMNSREANNDSWHEQDIGSSGNYEPESKNFDSIQSDDKPPEVSSGLKYIPPFRVSGATRVQNKHARGKHGSLLENSDSFDNQDIRNSEIYAEERSASSRFSSATHSNSLRSRTSSESSWDGSSVKTPRSTKEKRGKKVFSTDQSASHGKGKNMSEHISNQAEDDVREWGALLSLESEIVERNPGSEQDTSLQIPRHRLSGLELAQTSGSDSMMPFAPMLIGNGLRQGINDNSGLITFYPTGPPIPFLTMLPLYNIPSEPGTSDASSGHFGGDETLNQSESMQNCISEEFDHLEDFNSCSSLRGETITDTSDGQKSDILNSDFASHWQNLQVGRFCQNPRYHAPLVYPSPAMVPPVYPQGVFPYDNTGRTHSTNTNIFSQLMTSYGHRLVPVAPLHSVSSRPPHVYQHYMDDMPRYRSGTGTYLPNPLSVRERHSSGTRRGNNNHDRNDNYGDREGNWNANSKSRAATRSHNRSQADKSNTRTDRSAPSESRAERSWNTYRHESIPSYQSQNGPLHSNSSQNGPQSVAYSMNPMSATNPNGVSNGPSVPPMVMLYPFDHNASYSSHVEPLEFGSLGPVAFPGVNDQLQLNEGSRARMDNRLNGGPEHRPSPDQPSSPHHHRKM; from the exons ATGGGAGAAAATGAGGGATGGTCTGAGCCAGGTGGGCCGTTGCCGAATGGGCTTTTGCCTGGTGCCGCCCCAATAATGATGGCACTCGACAATGAACGGTGGCTGAAAGTAGAGGAGAGAACTGCAGAGCTCATTGCATGCATTCAGCCCAATCAGCTGTCTGAGGAGCGCAGGAATGCTGTTGCTGGTTACGTGCAGCGACTCATTATGAAGTGTTTTCCCTGCCAG GTCTGTACATTTGGCTCTGTTCCTTTGAAGACTTATCTACCTGATGGAGACATCGATTTGACGGCTTTTAGCCATGATCAAGTTTTAAAAGATACATGGGCCAATCAGGTGCGTGACATGTTAGAGAATGAGGAGAAAAACGAGAATGCTGAGTTTCATGTGAAGGAGGTTCAATACATCCAAGCAGAA GTGAAGATAATTAAATGTCTTGTGGAAAATATTGTGGTGGACATATCTTTTAATCAAGTTGGTGGGTTATGTACACTATGCTTTCTCGACGAG GTTGATAATCTGATAAATCAGAATCATCTGTTCAAGCGTAGTATAATATTGATCAAGGCCTGGTGCTATTATGAAAGCCGTATATTGGGTGCTCATCATGGACTTATATCTACTTATGCTCTGGAGACCTTAGTTCTTTACATTTTTCACGTGTTCAACAATTCTTTTCATGGACCACTTGAG GTTCTTTATCGTTTTCTGGAATTCTTCAGCAACTTTGACTGGGACAGTTTTTGTGTTAGCTTATGGGGACCTGTACCAATTAGTTCACTACCTGATGTAACTG CTGAATCTCCTCGGAAGGACAGCAGAGAATTGTTACTCAGCAAGTTGTTTCTTGATGCTTGTAGCTCTGTTTATGCTGTATTCCCTGGTGGCCAGGAAAATAACGGACAACCATTTGTTTCCAAACATTTTAATGTAGTTGATCCTTTGCGCGTGAACAACAATCTTGGGCGTAGTGTTAGTAAAG GTAACTCTTTTAGGATAAGAAGTGCATTTGCCTACGGAGCTAAAAGATTGGCTAGACTACTCGAATGCCCCAAAGAGAACTTAGTTTATGAAGTAAATCAGTTCTTTATGAATACATGGGAAAGGCATGGCAGTGGTCATCGGCCTGATGCGCCTGGGGCTGATTCATGGCGCTTGAAATTATCAAATCCAGATGGCTTCTTTGATTTTGACAAGTCTAAGAATATTTTGAGTGTGAAAAGGATTGATGAAAAGTCTTTCCTTGAGACAGAGAAGCAGGGAAATTCCCGTGGTGTTTCctgtgaaaattttaaaatttcttctTCAATGATACCAACGAGTGAGTTTTCTGCAGCTTCTCACACACAAAGCTTAAAAAGTCTAATCAGTTTGAACAGCTTACAAAGTACTGATCGAATTGGAAGAGACCCCGCTTTTGATCAGGCTGCAATTAATATTAAAGCTGAAAAGGACCTGAAAACCAATAATTTGATTAATGACAACCAGGGACGGTTTCTTTTTGCCAGAACGCGCTCTAGTCCTGAGCTGACTGATGCATATGGTGATGTGTCATCTCAAGTGTGTCACAATGTACAAGCAGAAACTGCCAATTCTCATACCCCTTCTGTTTGGCTTGATAATTGTAATAGGAGAAAGAATATTGGATCTGAAAGTTTGGCGAGGCCTAAAAGTCGTTCTTCGAATGATGACACTCCGTCTGTGAGGCATGTTCCAGCCCAGCCAACTATGGATTCTACAGCTGACTCCAACAGCAATTCAAATAGTCACAACCGAGATTTTGGTTTAGATTCATTGGGTGAGGATTTTTCATCCACCCCCACTGCCCAGGTGATGCACCAGGAAGAACAAGATATAGTGAACATGATGACATCTGCTTCACTTCAAGGTTTCAACGGCCAAGTTCATCTTCCATTAAATCTAACATCACCTCATGCACCTTTCCAAATCCATCCATCTTATCTTGCCTCATTGGGATACAATCAAAGAAATATGCCTGGATTTGCTCCATCCAATTTTCCTTTTATGGACCCATCTTTTTCAAATATGCAATTTGCTCATGGATTAGTTTCACCTCAAATGACCCCTTATTTTCCTGGTGTCGAACTGAGGTTACCATCTGAAGATTCTgttgaacaaagcattgaaaattttggttCGGTAGAAATGAACTCCAGAGAAGCCAATAATGATTCCTGGCATGAGCAAGATATTGGTTCCTCTGGCAATTATGAACCCGAGAGCAAAAATTTTGACTCAATACAATCTGATGATAAACCACCAGAGGTGTCGTCTGGTTTAAAATATATTCCTCCATTTCGAGTAAGTGGTGCTACAAGAGTTCAGAATAAGCATGCGAGGGGAAAACATGGATCACTGCTGGAAAATAGTGATAGTTTCGATAATCAGGATATTAGGAATAGTGAGATTTATGCAGAAGAAAGATCAGCAAGTTCTAGGTTCTCGTCAGCAACTCATAGCAATTCTTTGAGAAGTAGAACTTCTTCAGAAAGCTCCTGGGATGGATCATCAGTGAAGACTCCTAGATCCACAAAAGAAAAACGTGGAAAGAAAGTATTTTCTACAGATCAATCTGCCAGCCATGGGAAAGGCAAGAATATGTCTGAGCATATATCTAATCAGGCTGAGGATGATGTGCGGGAGTGGGGTGCCTTGTTAAGTTTGGAGAGTGAAATTGTAGAAAGGAACCCAGGATCTGAGCAAGATACGTCTTTACAGATTCCAAGGCACCGTCTGTCTGGCTTGGAACTTGCTCAAACTAGTGGATCTGACTCGATGATGCCCTTTGCTCCAATGCTCATAGGTAATGGGTTGAGGCAGGGGATAAATGATAATTCTGGGTTGATTACCTTCTATCCTACCGGTCCGCCAATCCCATTTTTGACAATGCTCCCACTATATAATATTCCCTCCGAGCCAGGTACTTCTGATGCATCAAGTGGCCATTTTGGAGGAGATGAAACTTTAAATCAGAGCGAATCAATGCAGAACTGTATTTCTGAGGAATTTGATCATTTAGAGGATTTCAACTCCTGTAGTTCTTTGAGAGGAGAGACTATTACGGATACTTCTGATGGGCAAAAGTCTGATATTCTTAATAGTGACTTTGCTAGCCATTGGCAAAATTTACAGGTTGGAAGATTCTGTCAAAATCCAAGGTACCATGCGCCATTGGTCTATCCTTCACCAGCGATGGTCCCTCCTGTCTATCCCCAGGGTGTGTTTCCTTATGATAACACTGGCAGAACGCATTCAACCAACACAAACATCTTCTCTCAGCTTATGACTAGTTATGGTCACCGTCTGGTTCCTGTAGCACCACTTCACTCAGTTTCCAGTAGACCTCCCCATGTATATCAACATTATATGGATGATATGCCAAGATATCGCAGTGGGACTGGAACTTACCTGCCTAATCCA CTTTCTGTCAGGGAGCGGCATTCATCTGGTACCAGAAGGGGAAATAATAACCATGACAGGAATGATAATTATGGTGACAGAGAGGGTAATTGGAATGCTAATTCAAAATCACGAGCTGCTACACGCAGTCACAATCGCAGTCAAGCTGATAAATCAAACACAAGAACCGATCGGTCGGCTCCAAGTGAGAGTCGTGCTGAGCGGTCATGGAACACATATAGGCACGAGTCGATCCCTTCTTACCAGTCGCAGAATGGCCCTTTGCACTCAAATTCTAGTCAGAATGGCCCACAAAGTGTGGCTTACAGCATGAATCCCATGTCAGCCACGAATCCCAATGGCGTTTCTAATGGACCTTCTGTTCCACCAATGGTGATGCTGTATCCATTTGATCATAATGCCAGCTATAGTTCTCATGTTGAACCACTTGAGTTTGGTTCTTTGGGTCCAGTAGCTTTTCCTGGTGTAAACGATCAATTACAACTAAATGAGGGAAGTCGAGCCAGGATGGACAATAGACTTAATGGGGGCCCAGAACACAGGCCATCACCTGATCAACCATCATCCCCTCATCATCACAG GAAGATGTGA